Part of the Leptospira bouyouniensis genome is shown below.
GAAGAACATATTTCTGAAATGTTGGAACAAGGAATCATCATATCAGGCACCATCTTTCCGGAAGTGGAACTTGTATACCTTTGGGAAGGCAAAATCACGGTTGATACCGAAAATAAAATCCTATTCAAAGCAAAGGCAGACAAATACGAAGCTATCGAAGCTTATATTATGAAACACCACCCTTACATGGCACCAGAAATCATCAGGATGGATGTAAGTTTTGGTAGCCCCGCCTACAAAGCGTTTGTTGCTGACAAAATCAAAAAAAATTCGTAAATCCACTTATTGGTTTGATCCTGTAATAAAATAACCACCAACATGTGGCATCCATATCCTCAAACTTCTCAATGGAATCGATCTAGCGTTCATTTCGTACGGTAAATTCATCGTTTCCATAGGGCTTGGCATGGGCGCCTCGGATGGGTCCTTTCCAAATAAGGCATAGTAAAACCGACCGGGCTACTCCGGGGTCCGCTCCGCTCCCGTCCTAGTTGGCATTGGCCTTCTAGGACCAAGCCCTCCATATCCCTGACGCAGAGAAAATTTGTGTTGCCAAATGACTACATATAATTGATTAGTCAAATGGCTACACAATGGATTTACGAAGAGATGTATTTCAAGCAATTGCAGACCCTACAAGGCGGGCCATCCTCCTCCTTGTGGCAACCCAGTCTATGACAGCAGGCGCCATTGCTTCCCAATTTGATTC
Proteins encoded:
- the cutA gene encoding divalent-cation tolerance protein CutA, which gives rise to MASEEILVFTTIGDRDMAEEHISEMLEQGIIISGTIFPEVELVYLWEGKITVDTENKILFKAKADKYEAIEAYIMKHHPYMAPEIIRMDVSFGSPAYKAFVADKIKKNS